Proteins found in one Gordonia sp. PDNC005 genomic segment:
- the sufU gene encoding Fe-S cluster assembly sulfur transfer protein SufU, with protein MRMEQMYQDVILDHYKHPHGRGLRDPFDAEVHHVNPTCGDEITLRVSVVDGEVADVSYDGQGCSISQASTSVLFDQIVGLSVPDAMTALDSFNTMMTSRGQDEGDEDLIGDGIAFAGVSKYPARVKCALLGWMAFKDAVAQTVAGQTGA; from the coding sequence GCGGATGGAGCAGATGTACCAGGACGTGATCCTGGACCACTACAAGCACCCGCACGGGCGTGGACTCCGTGATCCGTTCGACGCGGAAGTGCACCACGTCAACCCGACGTGCGGGGACGAGATCACCCTGCGCGTCTCGGTGGTCGACGGCGAGGTCGCCGACGTCTCGTATGACGGCCAGGGCTGCTCGATCTCGCAGGCGTCGACGTCGGTGCTGTTCGATCAGATCGTCGGATTGAGTGTCCCTGACGCGATGACCGCGCTCGACTCGTTCAACACGATGATGACGTCGCGTGGGCAGGACGAGGGCGATGAAGACCTGATCGGCGACGGCATAGCCTTCGCCGGCGTGAGCAAGTACCCGGCACGCGTCAAATGTGCGCTGCTCGGGTGGATGGCGTTCAAGGACGCGGTCGCCCAGACCGTGGCCGGACAGACTGGAGCGTGA
- a CDS encoding metal-sulfur cluster assembly factor has protein sequence MTDTVTTSLPSEDDVEEAMRDVVDPELGINVVDLGLVYGFEINDEAAVRLDMTLTSPACPLTDVIEDQTRNALVSSGLCTDVEINWVWIPAWGPDKITDDGREQLRALGFTV, from the coding sequence ATGACCGATACCGTGACGACCTCGCTGCCGAGCGAGGACGACGTCGAAGAGGCGATGCGCGACGTCGTCGACCCGGAACTGGGGATCAACGTCGTCGATCTGGGGCTGGTGTACGGCTTCGAGATCAACGACGAGGCGGCGGTCCGCCTGGACATGACGTTGACCTCGCCCGCGTGCCCGCTGACCGACGTGATCGAGGATCAGACGCGGAACGCACTGGTCTCGAGCGGTCTGTGCACCGACGTGGAGATCAACTGGGTGTGGATTCCCGCATGGGGTCCGGACAAGATCACCGACGACGGTCGCGAGCAGCTGCGAGCCCTCGGCTTCACCGTCTGA